A window from Shimia isoporae encodes these proteins:
- a CDS encoding DUF1330 domain-containing protein produces MGALWIAHVTVTDSDAYAKYAELAGPAIAKHGGEFIARGGRFVQLEGKERPRNVVAKFPDVDTAVACYNSPEYQEALNHARDASERELMVVETSE; encoded by the coding sequence ATGGGTGCACTTTGGATCGCACATGTGACAGTGACGGACTCAGACGCATACGCGAAATATGCGGAACTGGCGGGTCCGGCCATTGCCAAACACGGTGGCGAATTTATCGCGCGTGGCGGACGTTTCGTTCAACTGGAAGGCAAGGAGCGCCCACGCAACGTTGTCGCCAAGTTTCCGGACGTCGATACAGCCGTGGCCTGTTACAACAGTCCCGAGTATCAAGAAGCTTTGAATCACGCACGCGACGCGAGTGAGCGGGAACTGATGGTGGTTGAAACCAGCGAGTGA